DNA from Sporocytophaga myxococcoides DSM 11118:
AAAAAAGCCTTCATCGCATTTCTGGCTTCCATTATTCCATTTGGGACATTCTATGCAGATATGAAGCTATTCAGAGATAACGAAGAGGCAAAAGCCTAAGCTCGGAATTCTTAATTGAGAAACTTTACCTGGGTCTTTGTCGTCATCTGAAGATAAAGATCCAGCAAAAAATCCACATAGTGATTCTCCTTGAGGCACACAGTCTCGCTATTTACTTTATAACAAAATCCGGCAGGAGACACTCTGAACGAAATCACTTCCACTTTATCAGCAAGATTCAGATGAACAAGTATTTCGGTAACACTGCTATTGGTATCCCCTTTAATTATCTTATAATACTGAGGTTTGTATTCCGAGATTACTGATTGCTTATTCAACCAGTCCAGCATACTTAAAAAAGCTTTTTTGTCTTTCATTTGAGAAGAATTTCAGGTTGAAAACCGAAAATGAATTTCTTTCGTTCCACTTTACTCAAATGAAATCAATTTTATCCAGTATGCTTCAGGATCTACCTGATAACTGTGCCTTTACAGCGTGATATGTAAGGATTCTATTTTTTTATCCAGAAACACAGAAGCAGCAGCATCAAAACTGGTAGTAGAGTCTGTAGTATAAAAAGTGCAAGTCCCGCCTTTCGAACACTTGGTCTCCATATCAGGATGGCTTACGAAATAATCTTTAAGACTTTTGGCTACAATTTCTCCCTGAGACACGAGCTTTACTTCAGAGGGAAGGTAATTCTGGATTTTCTCTGCAAGCAAAGGATAGTGTGTACAGCCCAATACCAGTGTATCTATTTCTGATGATTTTGATAAAATGTTAATGATATGCTTTTCAATAAAATAGTCAGCTCCAGGGCCGTCATATTCGTTATTTTCTACCAGCGGAACCCACATTGGGCATGCTTCCTGAAAGACTTTTATTTCAGGATAAAACTTATGAATCTCAATAGGATAAGAATTTGATTCTATAGTACCCTTGGTTCCCAGAATACCCACATGACGTGTTTGCGAAACAGAGCCTATTATTTCAGTAGTTGGTCTTATAACGCCTAAAACCCTTTTCTCCGAGTCTATAGCATTTAAATCCTGCTGTTGAATACTTCTCAAAGCTTTAGCAGAGGCTGTATTGCAAGCTAAAATGACCAGGTGACATCCTTTATCAAAAAGATACTTTACACACTCAAGAGTATATTGATAAACGGTATCAAATGACCTGGTTCCATATGGAGCTCGTGCATTGTCTCCCAGGTAAAGGTAATCGTAATCAGGGAGTAATTTTTCAAACTCTTTCAGAACTGTTAATCCTCCAAAACCTGAGTCAAATACCCCAATCGGCCCTTTTTCCATGAATTATTATTTATAGTAATGCGGCAGCGAAATAAGTACAAATTCCATAAAGATTAAAATAATTTGTGGATTCACTGATGCTTAGAAAAACAATTTATCAGGAAAATAATTGCATAGTGGTATTCAAAAAAATAAAAATCTATGTTTACAAAAAGGCTCAACATAGTCTACTAACTTTATAGAGAATAAAATTCCATTTTAGAAATGTCGCAAAACAAACTACACTTTGAAACCCTTCAACTGCATGCAGGACAGGAGGTTGATCCAACAACTCAATCAAGAGCTGTACCTATCTATCAGACTACCTCATATCAGTTTAAAAGCTCAGAGCATGGAGCTAATCTGTTCGCTCTTAAAGAGTTCGGGAATATTTATACAAGAATAATGAACCCAACCACAGATGTCTTTGAAAAGAGGATAGCTGCATTGGAAGGTGGAGTTGCGGCCTTAGCCGTAGCCTCCGGTCAGGCTGCTCAGTTCATAGCATTGAACAACATACTTCAGGCAGGCGACAACATAGTATCTACTTCATATCTCTATGGTGGTACCTATAATCAATTCAAAGTGTCGTTTAAGAGGCTTGGTATAACAGTAAAATTTGCGGAAGGAGATAAAGCTGAATCTTTCGAAAAGCTGATTGATCAGAACACAAAAGCCATATACCTTGAAACCATTGGTAATCCAGGGTTTAACATTCCGGACTTTGAAGATATTGCAAAGCTGGCTAAAAAGCATGATTTACCTCTCATTGTAGATAATACTTTTGGAGCAGGTGGTTATCTATTCAGGCCATTAGAGCATGGAGCCAATATTGTGGTAGAATCAGCTACCAAATGGATTGGTGGGCATGGTACAAGTATAGGAGGCGTTATTATTGATGGTGGTAACTATAACTGGGGCAATGGAAAATTCCCTCAGTTTACTGAGCCTTCAGAAGGTTATCATGGATTAAAGTTTTGGGACGTATTTGGAACAAACGGTCCATTCGGAAATATAGCATTTATTATTAGAGCACGTGTAGAAGGACTAAGAGACTGGGGACCGGCTTTAAGTCCATTTAACTCATTTCTTTTACTTCAAGGACTGGAAACGTTGTCATTGCGAGTACAAAGACATGTTGACAATGCACTGGAATTAGCTAAATGGCTGGAAAAACATCCGCAGGTAACTTCCGTAAATTATCCTGGACTTGAATCTAGTCCTTATAACAAGCTAGCTAAAAAGTATCTAAAAAATGGATTTGGAGGAGTATTATCTTTTCAGATTAAAGGAGGAAAGGATGCAGCTGATAGATTTGTAAACTCACTTAAATTGGTTAGTCATCTTGCTAATGTCGGAGATGCTAAGACATTGATCATTCATCCGGCTTCGACTACACATCAGCAGTTAAATGATGTGGAACAAAAATCAGCAGGTGTGATACCAGGCCAGTTAAGAGTTAGTACAGGTATAGAACATATTGAAGATATAAAATCAGATTTTCAGCAAGCATTTGATGCTGTAAAATAATCTCCAAAGCCCGGAATAAAAGCCGGGCTTTATTTTAATCTATTGTCTGATTAAAAGATTTTCTGCCGGCAGATATATTCTGAATATTGTCCCCTCTCCTGCTTTACTTTCTATATCGATGGTCCCTCCAGCATTTTCAACAATCCTTTTAACTATATACAAGCCCATTCCTGAACCTTCCACATGCGCATGCAATCTTCTGAACATTTCGAATACTCTTTTTTTATTTTCCTGCTTTATACCTAACCCGTTATCTCTAGCAAAAATCACTATCTTATCCTTTTCAAGGAAAGTTCTGACATCAACAATAGGGGCAGTATCGCTTTTCTTGTATTTGATAGCATTTGAAATCAAATTATAAAAAATACTTCTGAGATTCTTTTTGCTGAATTTTATAGCTGATACATTAAAGTCTAAATTAATCTTAGCTTCAGACTCATCAATAAATCTTTGCATATCCTCCATTACCTCTTCTACTATTTCAGAAAATTCAACTACTTCATTAGTCCAATCCTTTTGTTTCTGAATTTTTGCAATTTCTGTAAGATCATTGATTGTTCTTCCTAGTCTCAATAATGATTTATTCATTAATTCAATCAGCTCATCTCTTTCATCTTTATTATCACCTGCAATTTTCAAAGCATCGACTAATCCTTCCATATTAGATATTGGAGCTTTAAGATCATGAGAAGCGGTATAAATAAAGTTATCAAGGTCTAAGTTGATCATTTTTAATTCTTCAAGCTGTAGCTTTTGTTCATGAATGTCAGTGCTGGTACCGACCCACATCTCGACATCACCATTTTTGCTGGTTTGAGGAAAACCTCTTGTAAGGTGCCATCTATACTCTCCATCATCTTTTTTAAACCTGTGTTCAATCTGAAAAGGCTTATGTTCTTGAAGTAATTGGGTAATGGTTTTATCATTCTGCACTTTGTCTTCGAAATAAGTAATCAGGTCTATACCTTTTTTCAGGAATTCATCAATTGCATAACCGGAATACACTTCCCAATTGTGACCAAAAAAATTAAAAACTCCATTTCCATCGGCAGTCCACACCTTATCTGGCATGGCTTCCAGAAGAAAATTCTTTGTTTCCAGATTTTTTGCTATAGTTTCTTTAGCTTTTTTTTCACCTGTAATATCTTTAACCTCCACCAGTGTTCCGAGAGGAATTCCATTCTCTAAAATAGGACTAGCAGAACAAAGTGCGGGAAATAAACTTCCATCTTTCCTTATCAGAATATCCTCCTGATCATGCACATGAACTCCTTGCAGAATGGTTTGATAGATATTTCGGGCTGGATCAAGATTTTTATATGGTCCTTTGCTTCTATGATGCATAACATCATAAAAAGTCTTTTCGCTGAAGTCTTCAGGTCTATATCCGGTAATCTTGGTTACTGCCGGATTAATAAAAGTAACAAATCCTTTTCTGTTGATGACAAATATTGCCGCAGTCACCGTTTCGGTGATTGTTTGCTTGAGTCTGTTAATCCTTTTGGCTTCCGATCTTATAAGTAAAATAAAGAATATCAAAAAGCTTATCACAGATCCTCCAATAAGAATCAATAGGGCATCATTAGATTCTCTTCCTCCAAAAAGAGGTTTTGATGAAATGTAGATAATCCAGTTAGTTCCACCAATGCTTATGTTTTCATACTTCTTAAATTCCTCTCCTTTATTTCCTAAAGTTCCATTTTTCCTGGTAGAAAAAAGTAAAGCGTCTTCCGTCAGTTCCTCTCCATTATAAATTTCAATATTTAAATCATTGAACCTTGCCGGAAGTAATGCATTAAATAAATCACCTGACCTGAAAGGACTGTATACAAATCCTTTGATGGACTGTCTTCTTTGCTCTCTGGAAAGCAAAGCACTTGAAGAACCATTTGAATAATAAACAGGAACATAAATTAAAAAGCCAGGTTGATTGCCGTCACCAGTTTCCTGAACCAATGTTAATTTATCTGTAAGGGCAGGTTTACCTGTTTCCATTGCTCTTTCCATAGCCCTCCTTCGAACCGGTTCACTATACATATCATAACCAAATGCCCTAAGATTTCTATCTGTAAATGGTTCCAGATAGATTATGGATGTGTATATTTCTCTTTTACCAGAAGGAGTTACAGAATATGAAGGAAAGCCACTGGACCGGATTTCTTTAATATGATTTTCCAATTCCTCAGGCTTTATGAAGATAGAATAACCTATTCCCTGAATTCCGGGATAATTCTGATCTACATCGAGACTTGATATATACCGTTTCCATTCTTTCCTTGTTATCGAATCCGAAGATTCTATAAAAGCCTTTCCTCCTTTCAGGATCTGGATATAATCTAAAATTCTGTTATTAATGGATGTTTTAACAAGATATGATCTTGATTCAAAATATTCTGTTCTTTGCTGGTTAGTCTTTTCTTTAACCTGGATATAAGAATATATAACCAAAAAATATATGATCAGGAAAGAAATGACCGGAATAAAATACTGCCTTAAGAATACACGTATTTTATTATATAATTTCATCAGCAATATATAGAGTTCTAATTTTTAAAAACTAATAAATTTTTTTTGTACGAAAATAAGTAACTTGCGGTTGTCCGGATCCATCCAATTGGGCTTTTTAAATCAATCATCAAACCAGCTATTCACTTTTCATTTTTAATAAATGGATGAAAGATATCTTTTATTATTGCCTTTTCAACTCCTCCACTTACAGCATTCCAAACAAAAGATATAAATCCGTCTGTTTTGTGTCTTTTGTATGATAAGGGTTCAATTTTTCTACCATTATTTTTTATAGCCAAGTTTGCAATACGTGATTTAAGCCTTCTTTTCTTTCCTGAATCTCTAATGAGATTAATTCTCAGATCTTGAAACTCTAAAGCAAATGTCCCTTTAGCGCTGCCACTGAGAACCTCCATGTTTAGCGATGGCAATGCAAAGGTTCCTGATCTGAGCTCCAATCCTGAAAATTGCATTATGCCGTTAAATTTAGTACCATCAATAGGAGACAGTGTTCCTTTAAGTGTGTAATCAAAAGACTTTCTATACAACGGATACCTGATTACAACATCCAACTTTCCCTGATCCATGATTTTAGACTGAATCATAAATACAGAGCTGGAAGTATCTCCATTTTCACCAGTCAGATTGGAAAGGTTTTTTATTTTTAAATGAGTGTCATTGAAAGTAAGCTTTCCCCGCCTGTTTTGTATGTCATCAAATTGTTCATAAATAATATCACAATTTATCAAATCAAACTCTTTTATATTAAGGTAAAAGCCTAGCTCCTTGAGTAGTTCATTAGGCATTCTTCCCTTCCCTTCATAGGAATTTTTAAAATTTTCATTGTCGTAAATTTTAAGCAGCATACCTGAAACGCTAAGTAGTTGCATTTCCAGCCCTGTCCCTGATATCAGTCTGTGAAAATTCACTGACTCCCCCTCTATCTTTTCTATTGTATTGTTAAACATGATAAATGTTTCTTCTGTTTCATGCATCTGAGCAAGAGAAAAGCCACTAAGATAAATCTTTCCTTCTCCGGTAAAAGCTTCCAGATTTCTCACCTTCAGCTCAATGTTTTGCGGGAGCACTTTTGACATATAATTTTTAATACCCAAACTTATTTCTCCCCAATAATTACTTGCTTTAATTGAACCGGAACTTACAGCTATGTCTTTTGCCAGCAATAGTATATCTTCTGCGGCTTGTTCTACAAGACCTTTAGGACTAAACACCTTTAAGCTTACCTTTCCTTCTTTCAAGGCAAATGTTTTTATAATTAAACTATTACTTATATATGGTAAAAACTTTGCCAGCATGTCTCCAACACTGACTGAACTATCATTTGCAGTAATTGTGGTTACAAAATCAACATCAGGAGTCTGAAAAAACAATTGTCCGATTGCGATTTTATTTTCTTTGAAAAAGAGAGAAAAATCTACTTCGTAAGCCCTTATGAATTTTATCTTTGCATTATATTTTTCTTTATCCGATCTTTTTAATGGAGTAACTTTAACATCATGCATTCCCAATAAGGAATCTTCATAACTGCCAAGAAATTGCTTCACCGATATTTCAAACAAGCTATCACTGCTTACAAGTTTGTAGTTACCTATATTGAATTTTACCTGAGTTGTAAACAGAACATTTCTGGAGGCACCGGTATCTATGCGGATATTGCGCATCTCAAGAAAAATACTGTCTGCATTTTGTTTGGTAGTTCCGCTTTTTCCTTTTAAATCAACAGCCAGAACTCCTCTGTTAATTTTAAGCTCATTAATATTAAGAGACCCGGCAAAGCTCGCTACAAGGCCCGGAACCACATCCAGAAAGCTTTGATGAGCTATCTCAATGGTATCTACCGGAATATTTCCTTTAAATGAGAACCTGGGATCCTGTATTTCTATTCCGTCAACTTTCAGAGCCCTATCAAAGATATACGTAACCCACTTTACATTTTTAACAGTAATATTTTCAGCTCTGACTTCAACATCTGAATAGTTTCCCCGTGGATTTTCAAGTCTGATTTTCCTCAGAACCGCTGTATCCTGAAATATATGTACATTCCCTATATTTGCATTCCCTTCCAACAGCATAACATTAAACTTGTCAAACTCAAGCAAATAAAGCCCTCCAGAGGATTGATATACTGATTCTATAATTTTTTTCTTTACAATAGGAGTGATAAAAATATTGACAATTACATATAACAATAATGAGAAAATGACCAGTCCCGAAACTATTATTATTAAAGCTTTAAAAAGCTTTTTAATAAATGACACTACTTTTTTCTCTTTATTTGGCTGATCACTCATGGTAATGGGTATTCCAGGTCTAACCTTTACCCAAAGAAACTGTTTATTGCTTGTTGAGTTTTAATAATTTCAATATGAAATCTCTACTCATCTCCCCCAAAAAAACATCTTATAAAAACTCTGTAAAGGAACTTACAGCAAGGAATGGAACCAGAATGAACGGCACTCATGGTATCCGGAATAAAAGCTTCATTAATTGTTTTAAATACATGCAGTATTTTAGTAATACTGGATTTAAAACCAGAAATAAATTGGTAAGCAAAAGGGACAAGTTTTCTCTTTGGCAAAAATAAAATTCAATGATTAAGAGGAGGAAAAAAAATAAAGCCCATCCGGGGAGGGTGGGCTTCAAAGTAAGAAAGGATAAGCTTTGCTATTATGGCTAAACTAAGGAAACATTTACAGCGTTGGGCCCTTTCTTACCTTGCTTTACCTCAAATCGAACCTTATCATTTTCTCTGACCTGGTCGATCAGTCCACTTGCGTGAACAAAAATTTCTTCTCCGGATTTTTCATTTTTAATAAATCCATATCCTTTGGAATTATTGAAGAACTTTACAGTTCCTTGTAACATAGAAAGTTGTAGCATTGACATTAGATTTTAATAATGCTACATCAACCCAAACTAATCCAGAATGTTTAATAGAATTTAACTATTTTTTTAATCACATTTTTCCGCAACGCCTTTGTCTTTCACTAGAGACATAAAACCTTCAAAATCATAAAGATCTTTATCCAACAAATGGGATGGTGATATATTCTTCAAGGCATTAAAAATAACCTCCGTTCTGTCAGAATATTCTTTTTCCCAATTTTCTAGCATTTTTTTAATTACCTGTCTCTGCATATTTTGCTGGGAACCACAAAGATTGCATGGAATAATCGGATAAGCCTTCGCAACAGAATATTTTTCAATTTCTTTTTCCTTACAGAACGCCAGAGGTCTTATCACTATATGCTCTTGGTTATCAGTTTTGTATTTGGCTGGCATTGCTTCCATTTTTCCACTGAAGAAAAGATTCAGGAAGAATGTCTCAATAATGTCTTCCCTGTGGTGTCCCAATGCAATTTTTGTTGCGCCAAGTTCTTTTGCTGCAGTGTATAAAGTACCTCTTCTTAATCTTGAACAAAGAGTGCAAAGCGTTTTTCCTTCCGGAGTTTTTTCTTTAACAATCGTGTAAGTATCACGCTCTATAATTTTAAAAGGTACACCGAGGCGGGTTAGGTATTCAGGAAGGATGTGCTCTGGGAAATCAGGCTGTTTCTGATCCAAGTTGACAGCTATAATTTCAAAAGAATATTTTCCATTTTGCTGAATATGCATAAGGATATCCAACATAGTATAACTATCTTTTCCACCGGAGAGGCATACCATAATCTTATCTCCGTCTTCAATCATCTTATAATCCTCTATCGCATTCCAAACAGCTTTTCTAAGCTTTCTTTCGAGTTTTTCGAATTCAAAATCCTGATTTTCCATATTTCAAAGCAAAACTAAATGCAAAGTTTCTAAATTAGTCTTGCTTAACCAACTTTTTAATCAGATTAATCAGTAATATTAAGACTACTCCCTCAAAATCAAGACTATCAGCTCAACTTAAAATCAAAGGGAGGTGTATTAAAAATTAAATTAAAAATGGTACCATATCCTGATTCGCTATCCACTTCAATCTTTCCATTATTTCTCTCCATTATACTTTTTACAAGATATAGTCCGCCCCCTAAACCATCTTCAACATCATGAGCTTTTCTGAATGCCTGAAAAATCCGTTTATGATCTTTAGGACTTATGCCTATTCCATTATCGCAGAAGCTTAATAAAAGCCTTCCCTTTTGCATCTGCGTTTTAATGACAACCCTGACGTTGTTTCCAGGAGTTTTGAATTTAATAGAGTTTAAAAGTAAATTTAACAATACGGATTTCAATTGCTTTTTTGAAAAATGTATAGTTAGTACCTGAAACTCTCTTACCACGGTAAGCTTGCCATCGAATAGAACAGGATTAATATCTTCTAAGACTTCATCCAGAATATCTGAAAAGTTTATAGAATACTTTTGGTCTAATAGATCGGTATTATAAATCTCAGAGATTTCGATCAACAGTTCAATTGTCTTTTTTATTCGCTCCAATGATGTATTAAGCATCTGCCTTAGCAACTCTGCTTCCCCGCTGTCATTATTGACCTCCAACATCATCTCTTTAACCAGTCCTTCTATATTAGAAACCGGAGCTTTCAATTCAATATATACCTTATTAATAAAATCATCCAATTCGGAATAAGCCTTCTTCAGATTACTATCTCTTTCTTTCAACTCTATGAAAGACCTTTCAACACTTGCATTCATAAGGCTTTTATTATCAGAATATAAAGGAGCAGCAGACTTCTGATCCAGAGCTTCTTTCGCAGCTTCAATTTCCTGCTGACGAAGTGAAAAAAAATCTTTTAAAATCAATCCTTCTTGCACAGCATAGAAATGATTCATTTCTTTTATCACTTCTGATATTTTATTTATATCAGTTGTATAAAACATTAGATATTCAATAATAGAACTCCTTATATCATTTACTCTTAATGTAAATTTTTCAACCTGAGCCTCCTTGAATTCATAATATTTATTTATAGGAATATATTCACCCGTATAGACTGATTTGAGGTACTGTTCCATTGCAGCCCGAAGACAATAGAAGTCATTTTCAGGAATGTTATTATAATAAAGCCTTAGGAAATGAGCCTTGTCAGAAACTATTTTTTTTGAATATTCTACTGTTATATGATCCAGGTAATTTTTATAAAGATAGAATACAAAGTTTCTGAAATGAGTATAAACCATTGATCACTTATTTATTAATAAGAAAAAAGTACCCCCATTGTAAATCACCAATAACAAAACTTTTCACAAATTGTTTTTTAACATATCTCTTTTGATTTTATACATCAAAAGTTTGTTAAAAATATTCTATTCACACCTGATTAGCCGAATCTATCAATGAAAAATTATCCGAATAGAGTTTCTTCCGGAAGATAGAAGCCATACTTTTCGACTTCCTTTCTTGTTATTTTATAATTGCTATGCAATATAGATTTGATGCCGAGCTTCCCTGCTATAGTTGTCATTAGTTCCCGTTCTTCGATATATAAAACTTCACTCGCATCGGAGCCTGAAATATCAAGTGCTATTTTGTAAAATTCAGGATCTGGCTTACAGAGCTTCAGGTAAGAGGAAGAAATAAACGTGTCCACAAATTCCTGAAGCTTAAATTTTTTAATTCTAAATTCATTCAGTTCTCTGCCTTCATTATTAAGGGCTACTATTTTCAATCGAAAATGTCCTCTTAAAAATTTTATATATTTGATCATCTCATCATTAGGCTTTGATTGCTCAAAGACGAAATTTTTATACTCACCACATCCGAAATTTCTATCCGTATAAAAAACAACATACTTAATATATTCATCAAGACTTATTTTGCCGCAATAGTACAGAGAAGCAACCTCTGTATGTCTGAACATAACCTCTTCTGCTTCTATTCCAAAAAAGTTTATCGAATCTTTCACACATTTGCCATCCCAACTATTGGATAATAAAACTCCTCCAATATCAACAAAAACAGTTTTTATAACTGGCTGTGATTGTTGCATCAATTTTAGAAAATCTGAATCATTCATTTGGCTTGCTTTAGGTCTGTAGAAAGATTTGATTTAAGTACTAACACCAATTTCAAAACCTGATTTATGCTGTAAATGTTACTCATCGAAATATGTAAATGTGAAATTCTTTTAACCAGTTATGCTTTTACAGTGAAATAAAAAACTGATCCCTTTCCAAGTTCTGATTCCATTCCTATTTTCCCTCCGTTTTCTTCTACTATCTTTTTCACAATGGATAAACCCAGCCCTGAACTACTAATGCCCGGATCATCGTGTGCTACAGTAAATTCTTCAAACAGTTTGCTTTGATATTCAGAACCAATCCCCCTTCCATTGTCAGAGACAGAAAAACGATAATATTCCCCCTCTCGAGTGCAATCTACAACAATGTGTCCTTCAGCTTTATCCATATATTTAATAGCATTACTGATAAGATTCAGAAATACCTGAATA
Protein-coding regions in this window:
- a CDS encoding CHASE domain-containing protein; this encodes MKLYNKIRVFLRQYFIPVISFLIIYFLVIYSYIQVKEKTNQQRTEYFESRSYLVKTSINNRILDYIQILKGGKAFIESSDSITRKEWKRYISSLDVDQNYPGIQGIGYSIFIKPEELENHIKEIRSSGFPSYSVTPSGKREIYTSIIYLEPFTDRNLRAFGYDMYSEPVRRRAMERAMETGKPALTDKLTLVQETGDGNQPGFLIYVPVYYSNGSSSALLSREQRRQSIKGFVYSPFRSGDLFNALLPARFNDLNIEIYNGEELTEDALLFSTRKNGTLGNKGEEFKKYENISIGGTNWIIYISSKPLFGGRESNDALLILIGGSVISFLIFFILLIRSEAKRINRLKQTITETVTAAIFVINRKGFVTFINPAVTKITGYRPEDFSEKTFYDVMHHRSKGPYKNLDPARNIYQTILQGVHVHDQEDILIRKDGSLFPALCSASPILENGIPLGTLVEVKDITGEKKAKETIAKNLETKNFLLEAMPDKVWTADGNGVFNFFGHNWEVYSGYAIDEFLKKGIDLITYFEDKVQNDKTITQLLQEHKPFQIEHRFKKDDGEYRWHLTRGFPQTSKNGDVEMWVGTSTDIHEQKLQLEELKMINLDLDNFIYTASHDLKAPISNMEGLVDALKIAGDNKDERDELIELMNKSLLRLGRTINDLTEIAKIQKQKDWTNEVVEFSEIVEEVMEDMQRFIDESEAKINLDFNVSAIKFSKKNLRSIFYNLISNAIKYKKSDTAPIVDVRTFLEKDKIVIFARDNGLGIKQENKKRVFEMFRRLHAHVEGSGMGLYIVKRIVENAGGTIDIESKAGEGTIFRIYLPAENLLIRQ
- a CDS encoding O-acetylhomoserine aminocarboxypropyltransferase/cysteine synthase family protein; translated protein: MSQNKLHFETLQLHAGQEVDPTTQSRAVPIYQTTSYQFKSSEHGANLFALKEFGNIYTRIMNPTTDVFEKRIAALEGGVAALAVASGQAAQFIALNNILQAGDNIVSTSYLYGGTYNQFKVSFKRLGITVKFAEGDKAESFEKLIDQNTKAIYLETIGNPGFNIPDFEDIAKLAKKHDLPLIVDNTFGAGGYLFRPLEHGANIVVESATKWIGGHGTSIGGVIIDGGNYNWGNGKFPQFTEPSEGYHGLKFWDVFGTNGPFGNIAFIIRARVEGLRDWGPALSPFNSFLLLQGLETLSLRVQRHVDNALELAKWLEKHPQVTSVNYPGLESSPYNKLAKKYLKNGFGGVLSFQIKGGKDAADRFVNSLKLVSHLANVGDAKTLIIHPASTTHQQLNDVEQKSAGVIPGQLRVSTGIEHIEDIKSDFQQAFDAVK
- a CDS encoding cold-shock protein, producing the protein MLQGTVKFFNNSKGYGFIKNEKSGEEIFVHASGLIDQVRENDKVRFEVKQGKKGPNAVNVSLV
- the ttcA gene encoding tRNA 2-thiocytidine(32) synthetase TtcA, translating into MENQDFEFEKLERKLRKAVWNAIEDYKMIEDGDKIMVCLSGGKDSYTMLDILMHIQQNGKYSFEIIAVNLDQKQPDFPEHILPEYLTRLGVPFKIIERDTYTIVKEKTPEGKTLCTLCSRLRRGTLYTAAKELGATKIALGHHREDIIETFFLNLFFSGKMEAMPAKYKTDNQEHIVIRPLAFCKEKEIEKYSVAKAYPIIPCNLCGSQQNMQRQVIKKMLENWEKEYSDRTEVIFNALKNISPSHLLDKDLYDFEGFMSLVKDKGVAEKCD
- a CDS encoding HAD family hydrolase, with the protein product MNDSDFLKLMQQSQPVIKTVFVDIGGVLLSNSWDGKCVKDSINFFGIEAEEVMFRHTEVASLYYCGKISLDEYIKYVVFYTDRNFGCGEYKNFVFEQSKPNDEMIKYIKFLRGHFRLKIVALNNEGRELNEFRIKKFKLQEFVDTFISSSYLKLCKPDPEFYKIALDISGSDASEVLYIEERELMTTIAGKLGIKSILHSNYKITRKEVEKYGFYLPEETLFG
- a CDS encoding sensor histidine kinase yields the protein MVYTHFRNFVFYLYKNYLDHITVEYSKKIVSDKAHFLRLYYNNIPENDFYCLRAAMEQYLKSVYTGEYIPINKYYEFKEAQVEKFTLRVNDIRSSIIEYLMFYTTDINKISEVIKEMNHFYAVQEGLILKDFFSLRQQEIEAAKEALDQKSAAPLYSDNKSLMNASVERSFIELKERDSNLKKAYSELDDFINKVYIELKAPVSNIEGLVKEMMLEVNNDSGEAELLRQMLNTSLERIKKTIELLIEISEIYNTDLLDQKYSINFSDILDEVLEDINPVLFDGKLTVVREFQVLTIHFSKKQLKSVLLNLLLNSIKFKTPGNNVRVVIKTQMQKGRLLLSFCDNGIGISPKDHKRIFQAFRKAHDVEDGLGGGLYLVKSIMERNNGKIEVDSESGYGTIFNLIFNTPPFDFKLS
- the murI gene encoding glutamate racemase, with amino-acid sequence MEKGPIGVFDSGFGGLTVLKEFEKLLPDYDYLYLGDNARAPYGTRSFDTVYQYTLECVKYLFDKGCHLVILACNTASAKALRSIQQQDLNAIDSEKRVLGVIRPTTEIIGSVSQTRHVGILGTKGTIESNSYPIEIHKFYPEIKVFQEACPMWVPLVENNEYDGPGADYFIEKHIINILSKSSEIDTLVLGCTHYPLLAEKIQNYLPSEVKLVSQGEIVAKSLKDYFVSHPDMETKCSKGGTCTFYTTDSTTSFDAAASVFLDKKIESLHITL